AATCCGTTCAACTTTAGGAACCAGTTGGCAGGGACCGTATTGCCAGTGCATATTTCTACCAACATTTTAATTGACTTCGTCAATAGCATTCTCCATCCATATTTGGTATGGTGATGTTCAGGTCTTATTTACTGCGCAAGCTTAATAACAAGAATCACTTTCCTTTCATTACAGGAACCGCAAGCAAATCACCGCAGGAATACGAGGTCCTGCAGTTATTGAAACCCAACGTGGCCCTCGAGCAAGGATGGTTTGCCTTAAGCAATCACTGATTACGTTGGGTCATTCTTCATACTGTTGATTTTCATTGCTTCGTGGTATTCTCCATTATTTTACCGTTAGGCGACAAAATAGCAGAGAAACAATTACTTTGCTCGTCTGCTAAATATAACTCATTATTCATCAAGGACAAGGCAAGTAGAACCAGCTACGAACAAGAGGAATTTCCGGTTTTTGCAACTATTTACTCCAGGGACACTAATGTAGAATTTATTTTCGGAAAGGACAAGGTATAGAGTTTATCGTAAACATACAATCTCCCGGCATGAGAAGTTTAAAAAGAACATTGAAGATAGTAGGGTCTTGTTTATGAATATTCAACCATTAGAAACCGTGCCTAATactattgatattttcaaaatttctcatctatattttattattcgAGCCTTATTCTAGATACCacaaattttggaatatttttaGACTTTCTGCTAACAGGTTTTTCTGAAGAACGACAAAAGAAGGAAACATTTGTGGAGAACAATGAAGTTAATTTTGGACCTAAATTGCTCCGCATGAATGACAATGAAGGACGTGATCCTGAGGAATGCGTGTTATTCGTCCTAATAATTCACTTCATAGTGTTCAAGAATGCTCAGTCAAATAAAGAAGCAAGATTATACAAAGAATAAGGTTACTGTCAAACCTTCGAGACTCCAAATCTGTAgacatttttttgaatttctcaATATGCATGTAAGTGTCGAGGCTATATGATGGGTGTCACCTGGTTGATTATATTGATCAATTCACATATCCGGTTCGATAAAATTATCGTGAGCATTACTTTTTCTGCAGAAGGTTCTTGATATCTGGCTTGATCACAGATGTCTTTGACGATGAACTCTTTATCGGTTCTTGGATCTGTTGCCCCAAGGTTCATTACCTTCAAAGAAGCTGATAAACAAACTCTATACGAACTTGACTGCAGCAATTCTACAATGGTTCAATAAAGCCTCGGAATATTCAGTACTGatttaattcaaatatgatATGAtccatttcaaattttctacgAAAGCATTCATATATAAAcatatgaaaattttatcttctcATAGAATTATATTCAGCACAACTAGTTTTATCAAACCAGACTGTTCGCAGTTAAAAACTGGGACATGATagtatcaaaaattttcactgTCAATCTTTTATTGTGGCTGCAAGTAGCATTTATTGCTAATGCTGCTATATCTTACAGTGGTAACACTGTATTGCAAGGTGCTACAGCTTTTGATTCCCTTGTCACGATTGAATCTACGTCCATTACTGTTATTAAATCTGGATTGCTTCATTATTTCTGGGGTACACCAAGAATATATGGTAAATTTTATATGTGTGAAATCAATAGCGCCCATCTTGGAATGGCTGTCGATTTCTATAGTGACTGTCGTGATTATGGTGACTGTATTATCGATGATACAAAAGCTGCGACAAGCGGTGCCATGGTTTTCTTCAGTGGTACTTGGGAAAACTACGAGAATCTGTGGTTTTCTGGAAAGCTTACTCCTATTCTTCCTTCCACCCCTTAAAAAATCTCGAGCAAATATATAGCTAATAGTGGACTCATATAAGTAACACAGAGTGGCAGTGGTGGTGAAGCTACTTTCTATTTTGGATCTTCGTCGTTTTCAAGTTCAAAGAACAGTAGAACTATTCGTGCGAATGATGTTACAGTTCATCCAGAGAATACCATACAAGGAAATGGTTGTATCACGCTTAATAGCAAGGCTACACTACACTTAGCCGATACCAAATCACATTGTTTGGCAATCAAGTAATATACATGAGCTCCTCCACAGCTAAGATATACGTTACACATCAGACCACGACTGCTAGTTTAACTGTCCGAGGCCTTGGTGGTGGGAACACCATTGAGCTGAGTACAGGCATCACGTCATATACATATTCTACGTCTACTGGTATTCTACAGCTTAAATCAAGACCACTACTTTCTAGTACATCCACTATTAATATAGATTGGTACAGGATACGATATGAATCACTTTTCAACATCTTCCAGTGACATACTTTTaggaaaaaataaaatagcCTACTCAGAAACAGCCCCAGACACGTCTGTTCCGGGTGTCTGAGCACAGTGTGCTGAATCTCCGTCCTGTGATGACATAGATTTTTCTATCTTTCACGACTGGCACAAATAGCATCTCTAGCGGAGCAAGTGGAGCAGATAGTACGGCTACGTCTAGTACATTAGTTATTAGCACTTCATACAGTGCTTCTCTTTTCACTTCAACcacttcttcatcttcttctgctgACTCAAGCTTCCGCCATCCTGGATACAATCCAGCTCCGGTATCCCCTCTTCTGTCATAAGTTTGAGTAGTACCCCTTCTGGTTCATGGTCCAGTGCAACGTTTAGTGACTCTTCCTCCGTTTTTGTCTCTTCTGGGACGTCATATTCTGGCTCTCTTTCCTGTTCTATGACTGGATCTCAGAACACAATTTCTAGCTCTATTTCATCATCTACCAGTCATGCTTCTGgtaaatattcttttgcttcttcctcttttgATTCAATCTCTGATTGCATTTCCTCCTCAACCTCACCATCTTCAGCAGGCACATTGAGTACTTTTTCTCAAAGATCTGAATCGAGCTCCACTGTTTCCTCTACAGAATTATCTTTTAACGCCACTTCTTCCACAAGTGGATCTACATGGGAAACCACTCTAACTTCTGGATCTGCTTCTATCGATGCGATTGTTACCGGAATCATTTCCACTGGCTCAGCCGGTTCTACTCACTCCACTTACTCCGTGATCTCGACCAAGCAATTCAGCTCTGGTAGTGCTTCCTCCAGTAGGGGCTCTACATGGAGAACCACTCTAAATTCTGAACCCACTTCTATTGA
This is a stretch of genomic DNA from Kazachstania africana CBS 2517 chromosome 8, complete genome. It encodes these proteins:
- the KAFR0H03810 gene encoding uncharacterized protein, coding for MTGSQNTISSSISSSTSHASGKYSFASSSFDSISDCISSSTSPSSAGTLSTFSQRSESSSTVSSTELSFNATSSTSGSTWETTLTSGSASIDAIVTGIISTGSAGSTHSTYSVISTKQFSSGSASSSRGSTWRTTLNSEPTSIDAVVTGWTTVIPSKATYASLRSSSLSAGESQRSGLAVSVSVQRGFASILRRRPFYAIGLVLFSFLI